A DNA window from Candidatus Binatia bacterium contains the following coding sequences:
- a CDS encoding pyruvate kinase, whose translation MEKAKVPPLPDDLIGEVAALRAALVDLAGRAIGEAEAIHPHYRDSARNLVHYLALRQRDLRPLQARLAGLGLSSLGRSEPHVLASVDAVLGVLHRLAGRPAPAPAGPAPFGFEAGTQLLNGHTEALLGSVPVGRNVRIMVTMPGEAAFDYALVHDLLAGGMNCMRINCAHDEPGA comes from the coding sequence ATGGAGAAAGCCAAGGTGCCACCGCTGCCCGATGACCTGATCGGGGAAGTCGCCGCCTTGCGTGCCGCGCTGGTCGATCTCGCCGGCAGGGCGATCGGCGAAGCGGAGGCGATCCACCCACATTACCGCGACAGCGCGCGCAATCTTGTCCACTACCTGGCCCTGCGCCAGCGCGACCTGCGCCCGCTGCAGGCGCGCCTGGCCGGGCTCGGTCTTTCTTCCCTCGGCCGTTCCGAGCCGCATGTGCTGGCCAGCGTCGATGCGGTGCTCGGCGTGCTGCATCGGCTGGCCGGGCGCCCCGCGCCGGCGCCTGCCGGCCCGGCGCCGTTCGGCTTCGAAGCCGGCACCCAGCTTTTGAACGGCCACACCGAGGCCCTGCTCGGCAGCGTGCCGGTCGGCCGCAACGTGCGCATCATGGTGACCATGCCGGGCGAGGCGGCCTTCGATTATGCGCTGGTGCACGATCTGCTCGCCGGCGGCATGAACTGCATGCGCATCAACTGCGCCCACGACGAGCCGGGCGC